The Deltaproteobacteria bacterium genome has a segment encoding these proteins:
- a CDS encoding M48 family metalloprotease: MNTSRYTEKCEKVFRRSIAISAVFLLLPSLVLVFQADHYLSVIFDSQIILHLCHFLETVVPSVFNLIFLIAAVAFFLFIPAGFFKSIYHLVRGLAFPPFLKPFLPEILKRGDGDRNRVAGYKVVEVDTHVPFALAGGIVDKKIIVSKSLRTLLSREEYDAVLMHEVGHLEMGHPLKKLLVGSMLKALYILPSRKDLLVRFRALTELSADEFAVRRGVNPAVLAGAIVKAARGGQLITESSLTGLTDSQVGERVHALLGIEQARSKVSPKKRLSRGIVKTVPAALLVVFLAQPLLLKPGVSYCYTHGKTSEKSRTISTTLSLCTKIDCMKCTICTLDNREHHSAGS; this comes from the coding sequence GTGAACACCTCGCGTTACACGGAAAAATGTGAAAAAGTGTTCAGAAGGTCGATTGCGATAAGCGCCGTCTTCCTGTTGCTCCCTTCCCTGGTGCTGGTATTTCAGGCCGATCACTATCTGTCCGTGATATTCGATTCCCAGATAATACTTCACCTCTGCCACTTCCTGGAGACCGTGGTCCCCTCGGTCTTCAACCTCATTTTCCTGATCGCCGCCGTCGCATTCTTCCTCTTCATTCCCGCAGGTTTTTTCAAGAGCATTTATCATCTGGTCCGGGGGCTGGCCTTCCCTCCCTTCCTGAAGCCATTTCTCCCCGAGATCTTAAAGCGCGGTGACGGAGATCGAAACAGGGTCGCCGGGTATAAAGTCGTGGAGGTCGACACCCACGTGCCCTTCGCCCTGGCCGGCGGAATCGTTGACAAGAAAATAATCGTCTCGAAATCCCTGAGAACACTTCTGAGTCGGGAAGAATACGATGCCGTTCTCATGCACGAAGTTGGTCATCTCGAGATGGGACATCCCCTGAAAAAGCTTCTCGTTGGTTCGATGCTCAAGGCACTCTACATCCTCCCTTCGAGGAAAGATCTGCTGGTGCGGTTCAGGGCACTTACGGAGCTTTCTGCGGACGAGTTTGCCGTCCGACGGGGAGTCAATCCAGCCGTTCTCGCAGGGGCAATCGTGAAAGCGGCAAGAGGTGGGCAGCTGATTACGGAATCTTCGCTCACGGGACTCACCGATTCTCAGGTGGGGGAAAGGGTGCACGCCCTGCTCGGTATAGAACAGGCGAGAAGCAAAGTCAGCCCGAAAAAGCGTCTCTCCCGGGGGATAGTGAAAACAGTCCCGGCTGCGCTGCTCGTTGTTTTCCTCGCGCAACCGCTCCTGCTAAAACCCGGGGTCTCTTACTGCTACACCCACGGCAAAACCTCGGAAAAAAGCCGCACCATATCCACTACGCTCTCTCTCTGCACCAAGATAGATTGTATGAAATGCACCATCTGCACCCTTGATAATCGGGAGCATCACAGCGCCGGTTCGTAG
- the yaiO gene encoding YaiO family outer membrane beta-barrel protein, which yields MKLLARCNKWAIFFITLAFFQVLSGFSHGAFMDRELAEARERAMEKDFEGALDIYEFILDDDPENIEALSGRAKVLAWMGRYKSARSAYRDVLRLDPGSLESITGIADTYAWELDYEKAIGILERERVKNPGSKEVLIRLARYNLRTGNRDEALYYARKILDDDPRDRDALEIRRKAAAIYSYEAFFGYSYLSINNSSDGHNLYGGTRYDSGNSYSLFGRADFLDRFNETEGKITAGGSYRLSDRLQLSSELGFAPGAEIFPTASGLVELATPALASWVVSGSMHYSQFDGADLIGFSMAGEYYPYGYVSILSRFTLSKIEFDRGGNSTDGAFLLKTTLFMGSTDRIYAYFVYGNEAHRPNTIDRVGDIDAKVLGFGGTIFFTRSWGVSPAFEYLDKNEDTRYMQVGLEILHRW from the coding sequence GGGCGATTTTTTTCATCACCCTCGCCTTCTTTCAGGTTCTCAGCGGTTTCAGTCACGGGGCGTTCATGGACAGGGAGCTTGCGGAAGCCAGAGAGAGGGCGATGGAGAAGGATTTCGAGGGAGCTCTCGATATTTACGAGTTTATCCTGGATGACGACCCGGAAAACATCGAGGCCCTGAGCGGGAGGGCGAAGGTCCTTGCATGGATGGGAAGGTATAAGAGTGCGAGGAGTGCCTACCGGGACGTGCTCAGGCTGGATCCCGGGAGCCTTGAATCGATTACGGGAATTGCCGACACCTATGCATGGGAACTGGATTACGAGAAAGCGATAGGGATCCTGGAGAGGGAGCGGGTGAAAAACCCGGGGAGCAAGGAAGTCCTGATACGGCTTGCACGGTACAACCTGAGGACGGGAAACAGGGATGAAGCGCTGTACTATGCCCGGAAAATTCTCGACGACGATCCCCGCGACAGGGATGCCCTGGAAATAAGGAGGAAAGCTGCCGCTATCTATTCCTACGAGGCATTCTTCGGGTATTCCTACCTCAGCATCAACAACAGTTCCGATGGTCACAACCTCTACGGGGGGACCCGCTACGATTCGGGAAACTCCTATTCTCTCTTCGGCCGGGCCGATTTTCTCGATCGTTTCAACGAAACAGAGGGAAAGATCACCGCCGGGGGGTCTTATCGGCTGAGCGACAGGCTGCAGCTGTCGTCGGAACTCGGCTTTGCGCCCGGTGCGGAGATATTTCCCACAGCATCGGGCCTGGTCGAGCTGGCAACGCCCGCCCTGGCTTCCTGGGTTGTATCCGGGAGCATGCACTACTCCCAATTCGACGGGGCAGACCTCATCGGGTTTTCCATGGCGGGCGAGTATTATCCTTACGGATATGTATCTATTCTGTCCCGGTTTACCCTTTCGAAAATCGAGTTTGACCGCGGCGGAAACTCAACCGATGGCGCTTTTCTCCTGAAAACAACGCTGTTCATGGGAAGCACAGACCGGATTTACGCCTACTTCGTGTATGGAAACGAGGCGCACAGGCCGAACACGATCGACCGGGTTGGTGACATCGATGCAAAGGTCCTCGGATTCGGAGGCACGATATTTTTCACCCGCAGCTGGGGAGTCTCTCCTGCCTTTGAGTATCTTGATAAAAACGAGGACACGCGCTACATGCAGGTGGGCCTGGAAATCCTGCACAGATGGTAA